A single region of the Nicotiana sylvestris chromosome 6, ASM39365v2, whole genome shotgun sequence genome encodes:
- the LOC104242909 gene encoding probable membrane-associated kinase regulator 6 produces MEDSLMRISTEYASDDFDEAAYIEMDPTLSPSKSFSNVNPQDLISFNFPTSAESPLTLVHADEFISKGSSPMPLLINPMKMESTNYYHLKTKQEVHRVLCISFRRFGRLFDFLKPLCQKIRCDFGCKSGISTSTIEGVKIYCSQGTSPRTSLTYSVDDWRRSCDSESSIYEAVLHCKRTMGE; encoded by the exons ATGGAGGATTCGTTGATGAGAATCTCCACGGAATATGCATCCGATGATTTTGACGAAGCTGCCTACATTGAAATGGATCCTACACTTTCTCCTTCAAAGAGTTTCTCTAACGTTAATCCACAAGATTTGATCAGTTTTAATTTTCCAACATCAGCTGAGTCTCCATTAACACTTGTTCATGCTGATGAATTCATATCTAAAGGCTCATCCCCTATGCCTCTTCTCATCAATCCAATGAAAATGGAGAGTACTAATTACTATCATTTAAAAACCAAACAAGAAGTGCACAGAGTTCTCTGCATATCATTTAGGAGATTTGGAAGATTGTTCGATTTTCTGAAGCCTTTGTGCCAAAAAATAAGATGTGATTTTGGGTGCAAAAGTGGAATTAGTACAAGTACAATAGAGGGAGTGAAGATTTATTGTTCACAGGGGACATCTCCAAGGACAAGCTTAACATATTCTGTTGATGATTGGCGCAGGTCTTGTGATTCTGAGAGCTCCATTTATGAGGCTGTTCTTCATTGCAAAAGAACTATGG GTGAGTAA